One window of Paenibacillus albicereus genomic DNA carries:
- a CDS encoding AraC family transcriptional regulator, with the protein MLEAWNLALDDLEERLRAGEEVDLARTARIALCSEHHFKRMFSYLSGVPLAEYIRRRRLTLAGEELLERDVKVIDVALKYGYTSPDAFARAFQAQHGATPSGARAAGIQLKAYPRMTFHLSLRGGMEMKVRIVERGAFRIVGLGRRVPIQFDGVNPAIQSMWESLTPAGMAELKALADGEPTGLVSASTNFSEERMEEKGELDHHIGAATTRPAPAGWDALEVAASTWAVFEAVGAFPVALQNVWGRIYAEWFPSSGYELVPGPELLWNESADTSKPDFRSEIWIPVRRSAGAEGGTAS; encoded by the coding sequence ATGCTGGAAGCATGGAACCTCGCGCTCGACGATCTGGAGGAGCGGCTGCGCGCCGGCGAAGAGGTCGATCTGGCGCGGACGGCGCGGATCGCGCTCTGCTCGGAGCATCACTTCAAGCGCATGTTCTCCTACTTGTCGGGAGTCCCGCTTGCGGAATACATCCGCCGCAGGCGGCTGACGCTGGCCGGCGAGGAGCTGCTGGAGCGGGACGTGAAGGTCATCGACGTCGCCCTCAAGTACGGCTATACGTCGCCGGATGCGTTCGCCCGCGCCTTCCAAGCGCAGCACGGAGCGACGCCGAGCGGGGCGCGAGCGGCCGGCATTCAGCTGAAGGCATACCCGAGGATGACCTTTCACTTGAGCTTGAGAGGCGGCATGGAGATGAAGGTGCGGATCGTAGAACGAGGAGCGTTTCGGATCGTCGGCCTCGGCCGGCGGGTGCCGATTCAATTCGACGGGGTCAATCCCGCGATCCAATCGATGTGGGAGAGCCTGACCCCGGCCGGCATGGCCGAGCTGAAGGCTCTGGCGGACGGCGAGCCGACCGGACTCGTCAGCGCCTCGACGAATTTTTCCGAGGAGCGCATGGAGGAGAAAGGCGAGCTGGACCATCATATCGGAGCGGCCACGACAAGGCCGGCTCCGGCGGGCTGGGACGCCCTGGAGGTCGCTGCATCGACATGGGCGGTATTCGAGGCGGTCGGGGCGTTCCCGGTCGCGCTGCAAAACGTCTGGGGACGAATCTATGCGGAGTGGTTCCCGTCCTCCGGCTACGAGCTTGTCCCGGGGCCGGAGCTGCTCTGGAACGAGTCCGCGGACACGTCCAAGCCGGACTTCCGCAGCGAGATCTGGATTCCGGTGCGGCGGAGCGCGGGAGCGGAGGGAGGAACGGCTTCTTAA
- a CDS encoding aldehyde dehydrogenase, which produces MKPVTHADVESMLAEHKRFFDTGATRSIDWRIEQLNRLAAALRKYEQPLTDAVFKDLHKGPAEAYMSEIGFTLGSIKETAKKLRRWAKPERTGSKLFQLPARSRIYREPYGTALIIGPFNYPIQLLVEPLVGAISAGNCAVLKPSENTPHVSAVIRDMIEATFETGFVRVVEGERETTTALIESPFDYIFFTGSVPVGRIVMAAAAKNLVPVTLELGGKSPVIIDRTADLKITARRIMWGKLMNAGQTCVAPDYILVEKDVKEELVRHLCESVRDFYGDDPSQAEFGRIVNERQFDRLADILERDRESIVFGGKTDRGTLYIEPTVLNADFHRSAAMEEELFGPVLPVIGIDSVDEAIRLVNSKPKPLALYLFTKSDEAVEKVIARCSFGGGTVNDTMMHLINPELPFGGVGPSGIGAYHGRHSFELFSHRKSVVRRGFRLASSLTFPPYTPDKMKMIKKFLG; this is translated from the coding sequence ATGAAGCCCGTTACCCATGCCGATGTCGAGTCGATGCTCGCCGAGCACAAGCGCTTTTTCGATACCGGGGCGACCCGCTCCATCGACTGGCGCATCGAGCAGCTGAACCGTCTCGCCGCCGCGCTCCGCAAGTACGAGCAGCCGCTGACCGACGCCGTGTTCAAGGACCTGCACAAAGGCCCCGCCGAAGCCTACATGAGCGAGATCGGCTTCACGCTCGGCAGCATCAAGGAAACCGCGAAGAAGCTGCGCCGCTGGGCGAAGCCGGAGCGGACCGGCAGCAAGCTGTTCCAGCTTCCCGCCCGCAGCCGCATCTACCGCGAGCCGTACGGCACCGCGCTCATCATCGGACCGTTCAACTATCCGATCCAGCTGCTCGTCGAGCCGCTCGTCGGCGCCATCTCCGCCGGCAACTGCGCCGTGCTCAAGCCGTCCGAGAACACGCCCCATGTCTCCGCCGTCATCCGCGACATGATCGAGGCTACGTTCGAGACGGGCTTCGTCCGGGTCGTCGAAGGCGAGCGCGAGACGACGACAGCGCTGATCGAGTCGCCGTTCGACTACATCTTCTTCACCGGCAGCGTGCCGGTCGGACGGATCGTCATGGCAGCCGCGGCCAAGAACCTCGTGCCGGTCACGCTGGAGCTGGGCGGCAAGAGTCCGGTCATCATCGACCGAACCGCGGACTTGAAGATTACCGCCCGCCGCATCATGTGGGGCAAGCTCATGAACGCCGGCCAGACCTGCGTCGCTCCGGATTACATCCTCGTCGAAAAGGACGTCAAGGAGGAGCTGGTCCGCCATCTGTGCGAGTCGGTCCGCGACTTCTACGGCGACGATCCGTCCCAGGCCGAATTCGGCCGGATCGTGAACGAGCGCCAGTTCGACCGCCTGGCCGATATTCTGGAACGCGATCGCGAGAGCATTGTCTTTGGCGGCAAGACGGACCGCGGAACGCTGTACATCGAGCCGACCGTGCTGAACGCGGACTTCCACCGATCGGCGGCGATGGAGGAGGAGCTGTTCGGCCCGGTGCTGCCGGTCATCGGCATCGACAGCGTCGACGAGGCGATCCGCCTCGTGAACAGCAAGCCGAAGCCGTTGGCGCTATATTTGTTCACGAAGAGCGACGAAGCCGTGGAAAAGGTCATCGCGCGCTGCTCGTTCGGAGGCGGCACCGTGAACGATACGATGATGCATCTCATCAATCCCGAGCTGCCCTTCGGCGGCGTCGGCCCTTCCGGCATCGGCGCGTATCACGGGCGGCACAGCTTCGAGCTGTTCTCCCACCGCAAGAGCGTCGTCCGCCGCGGCTTCCGGCTCGCGAGCAGCCTGACATTCCCGCCGTATACGCCCGACAAGATGAAAATGATTAAAAAATTCCTCGGCTAG
- a CDS encoding ArsR/SmtB family transcription factor: protein MGKLAIQLFRQCLPVFQTLSDPHRQDILLHLHENGPLSVSDLTARLSLSRPAVSHHLKLLLQAGLLACEQQGTQRIYSLQLEEPAALLRELLETVERECLAPPAGGASIPSPRQVHSTDTPSDKEEPS, encoded by the coding sequence ATGGGCAAGCTCGCCATCCAGCTGTTCCGGCAGTGCCTGCCGGTGTTCCAGACGCTGTCCGATCCGCATCGGCAGGACATCCTGCTTCATCTCCACGAGAACGGCCCGCTGTCCGTAAGCGATCTGACCGCGCGGCTCAGCCTGAGCCGGCCCGCCGTGTCGCATCACCTCAAGCTGCTGCTGCAAGCCGGCCTGCTCGCCTGCGAGCAGCAGGGCACGCAGCGCATCTACTCGCTGCAGCTCGAAGAGCCGGCCGCCCTGCTGCGCGAGCTGCTCGAGACCGTCGAGCGGGAATGCCTGGCTCCCCCTGCCGGCGGCGCATCCATTCCGTCCCCCCGACAGGTCCATTCAACCGACACCCCATCCGACAAGGAGGAACCATCATGA
- a CDS encoding FecCD family ABC transporter permease — MIESLARRRQRIALIVLLLLVAATMLVSASWGYSSLGIKRVFPVLFGDGSRKEEFVLFSIRLPRIFITFLAGVGLALSGAILQRVTRNDLADPGIIGINTGAGLGVAVFFLYAPIEPGSFVYLLTLVAFASAMLTAVFIYLFSYRKGEGLNPVRLVLIGVGFSLSVSGIMTVIISSVADREKVDFIAKWQSGSIWGTDWVFIWALLPWLLLLIPFTLYKANQLNLLELSEPVAVGIGLPVQKERIWLLVAAVALAASSVSVTGGISFIGLMAPHIAKALVGPRNQLSLPIAMLIGGWLLLAADTIGRNLADPSGVPAGVVAAFIGAPYFVYLLLRRTAS; from the coding sequence ATGATCGAATCGCTCGCGCGCCGCCGGCAGCGCATCGCGCTCATCGTCCTGCTGCTGCTCGTCGCGGCCACGATGCTCGTCAGCGCCAGCTGGGGCTATTCGTCGCTCGGCATCAAGCGGGTGTTTCCCGTCCTGTTCGGGGACGGCTCGCGCAAGGAGGAGTTCGTGCTGTTCTCCATCCGCCTGCCGCGCATCTTCATTACCTTTCTCGCCGGCGTCGGCCTCGCCCTTTCGGGAGCGATCCTGCAGCGGGTGACGCGCAACGACCTCGCCGATCCCGGCATCATCGGCATCAACACCGGCGCCGGACTCGGCGTCGCGGTCTTTTTCCTGTACGCGCCGATCGAGCCGGGCAGCTTCGTCTACCTGCTCACGCTCGTCGCGTTCGCGAGCGCGATGCTGACCGCAGTCTTCATCTACCTGTTCTCCTATCGCAAAGGAGAGGGCTTGAATCCGGTCCGGCTCGTGCTCATCGGCGTCGGCTTCTCGCTGTCGGTATCCGGCATCATGACCGTCATCATCTCCTCGGTCGCCGACCGCGAGAAGGTCGACTTCATCGCCAAGTGGCAGTCCGGCAGCATCTGGGGCACCGACTGGGTGTTCATCTGGGCGCTGCTCCCGTGGCTGCTGCTGCTCATTCCGTTCACGCTGTACAAAGCGAACCAGCTCAACCTGCTCGAGCTGAGCGAGCCGGTCGCCGTCGGCATCGGCCTGCCGGTGCAGAAGGAGCGCATCTGGCTGCTCGTCGCCGCGGTCGCTCTCGCCGCATCTTCCGTATCGGTGACGGGAGGCATCAGCTTCATCGGCCTCATGGCGCCGCATATCGCCAAAGCGCTCGTCGGACCTCGCAACCAGCTGTCGCTGCCGATCGCGATGCTGATCGGAGGCTGGCTGCTGCTCGCCGCCGATACGATCGGCCGCAACCTGGCGGACCCGAGCGGCGTGCCTGCCGGCGTCGTCGCCGCATTCATCGGCGCTCCGTACTTCGTCTACCTGCTGCTTCGGCGGACGGCATCTTAA
- a CDS encoding FecCD family ABC transporter permease, which produces MQHPLPRRRGAYFGWKLAASLAALAFCFFFALTFGAADTTVQDVWNALFTSSTEKAVLTIRELRLPRELAAMAVGSALAVAGAAMQGMTRNPLADPGLLGLTAGANLMLALTIALFPGVGYIGIMIGCFIGSTIAALLVFGISASRSNRFSPLRIVLAGAAISALLLAASEAVSLHFKITQQVNLWNAGGVIGTTWTQLALVTPFIGAGIVAALLLSRQLTVLSMSEEVSAGLGQNTALAKTLLFVVVVLLTGAAVALVGNMAFVGLLVPHVARAFVGPDYRFVLPVSAIGGAALLLLADTFARTVNSPYETSLTAIVAMLGLPFFLWIVNRKGGAFR; this is translated from the coding sequence ATGCAGCACCCACTCCCCCGTCGAAGAGGAGCCTACTTCGGCTGGAAGCTTGCGGCTTCGCTTGCCGCTCTCGCCTTCTGCTTCTTCTTCGCGCTCACCTTCGGGGCGGCCGACACGACAGTCCAGGATGTGTGGAACGCTCTCTTCACCTCCTCCACGGAAAAGGCCGTCCTCACCATCCGCGAGCTGCGCCTGCCGCGCGAGCTGGCCGCCATGGCGGTCGGCTCCGCGCTCGCCGTAGCCGGCGCCGCCATGCAGGGCATGACGCGCAATCCGCTGGCCGACCCCGGCCTGCTCGGGCTGACGGCCGGCGCGAATCTGATGCTCGCGCTGACGATCGCCTTGTTTCCCGGCGTCGGCTACATCGGCATCATGATCGGCTGCTTCATCGGCTCGACGATCGCGGCCCTGCTCGTCTTCGGCATCAGCGCTTCCCGCAGCAACCGCTTCTCGCCGCTGCGCATCGTGCTCGCCGGAGCTGCGATCTCCGCGCTGCTGCTCGCCGCCTCCGAGGCGGTCAGCCTGCACTTCAAGATCACGCAGCAGGTCAACCTGTGGAACGCCGGCGGCGTCATCGGCACGACCTGGACGCAGCTGGCCCTGGTGACGCCGTTCATCGGCGCCGGCATCGTCGCCGCGCTGCTGCTGTCCCGCCAGCTCACCGTGCTCAGCATGAGCGAGGAGGTGTCGGCCGGCCTCGGCCAGAATACCGCGCTGGCCAAGACGCTGCTGTTCGTCGTCGTCGTGCTGCTGACCGGAGCCGCCGTCGCGCTCGTCGGCAACATGGCGTTCGTCGGCCTGCTCGTGCCGCATGTCGCGCGCGCGTTCGTCGGCCCCGACTACCGCTTCGTGCTGCCGGTGTCGGCGATCGGCGGAGCCGCGCTGCTGCTGCTGGCCGATACGTTCGCGCGCACGGTCAACTCGCCGTACGAGACGTCGCTCACGGCGATCGTCGCCATGCTCGGCCTGCCGTTCTTCCTCTGGATCGTCAACCGCAAAGGAGGCGCGTTCCGATGA